A DNA window from Suncus etruscus isolate mSunEtr1 chromosome 8, mSunEtr1.pri.cur, whole genome shotgun sequence contains the following coding sequences:
- the LOC126016339 gene encoding RNA transcription, translation and transport factor protein-like: MFRRKLTAPDYHNPTGFSCKDETEFRNFIVCLEDQKIRHYKIEDRDNLRNIHSSEWPKFFEKYLRDVNCPFKIQYRQEATDWLLGLAVRLEYGDNAEKYKDLSPDNTRNSDNTAKNAEPLINLDATNPDFKAGVMALANLLQIQRHDDYLVMLKAIRILVQECLTQDAVAKANQTKEGLPVTLDKHILGFDTGDAVLNEAAQILRLLHIEELRELQTKINEAIVAVQAIIADPKTDHRLGKVGR, from the coding sequence ATGTTCCGACGCAAGCTCACAGCCCCCGATTACCACAACCCCACGGGCTTCAGTTGCAAAGATGAAACAGAATTTAGAAACTTTATTGTTTGTCTTGAAGACCAGAAGATCAGACATTACAAGATTGAAGACAGAGATAATTTAAGAAACATCCACAGCAGTGAGTGGCCCAAGTTCTTTGAAAAGTATCTCAGAGATGTTAACTGTCCTTTCAAGATTCAATATCGACAAGAAGCAACTGACTGGCTTCTTGGCTTAGCAGTTAGACTTGAATATGGAGATAATGCTGAAAAATACAAAGATTTATCTCCTGATAATACAAGAAACTCTGACAATACAGCTAAAAATGCAGAACCACTGATCAATTTGGATGCAACTAACCCTGACTTTAAGGCTGGTGTCATGGCTTTGGCCAATCTTCTTCAGATTCAGCGTCATGATgattacctggtgatgcttaaggcAATTCGCATTTTGGTCCAGGAGTGCCTGACACAGGATGCAGTTGCTAAAGCAAATCAAACAAAAGAGGGCCTGCCTGTTACTTTAGACAAGCATATTCTCGGTTTTGACACAGGAGATGCAGTTCTTAATGAAGCTGCTCAAATTCTGCGATTGCTGCATATAGAAGAGCTCAGAGAGTTGCAGACAAAAATTAACGAAGCCATAGTAGCTGTTCAGGCAATTATTGCTGATCCAAAGACAGACCACAGACTGGGCAAAGTTGGAAGATGA